Proteins encoded together in one Pseudomonas sp. ADAK13 window:
- the rseP gene encoding sigma E protease regulator RseP produces MSALYMIVGTLVALGVLVTFHEFGHFWVARRCGVKVLRFSVGFGMPLLRWHDRRGTEFVIAAIPLGGYVKMLDEREGEVPADQLDQSFNRKTVRQRIAIVAAGPIANFLLAMVFFWVLAMLGSQQVRPVIGAVEPDSMAAKAGLTAGQEIVAVDGEPTTGWGAVNLQLVRRLGESGIVKLVVREQDSTAETPRELTLDHWLKGSDEPDPIKSLGIRPWRPALPPVLAELDPKGPAQAAGLKTGDRLLALDGQALNDWQQVVDLVRVRPDTKIVLKVERDGAQIDVPVTLAVRGEAKAAGGYLGAGVKGVEWPPSMVREVSFGPLAAIGEGARRTWTMSVLTLDSLKKMLFGELSVKNLSGPITIAKVAGASAQSGVVDFLNFLAYLSISLGVLNLLPIPVLDGGHLLFYLVEWARGRPLSDRVQGWGIQIGISLVVGVMLLALVNDLGRL; encoded by the coding sequence ATGAGTGCGCTCTACATGATTGTCGGCACCCTGGTTGCTCTGGGTGTGCTGGTTACCTTCCACGAGTTCGGCCATTTCTGGGTCGCGCGTCGTTGCGGCGTCAAGGTACTGCGCTTTTCCGTAGGCTTCGGCATGCCCTTGCTGCGCTGGCACGACCGTCGCGGCACCGAGTTTGTGATCGCGGCCATTCCGTTGGGTGGCTACGTCAAGATGCTCGATGAGCGCGAAGGCGAAGTGCCGGCTGATCAGTTGGATCAATCCTTTAATCGCAAGACCGTCCGTCAGCGCATTGCCATCGTCGCAGCAGGTCCGATCGCCAACTTTCTGTTGGCCATGGTGTTCTTCTGGGTCCTGGCCATGCTGGGCAGCCAGCAGGTGCGTCCGGTCATTGGTGCCGTCGAGCCGGACAGCATGGCGGCCAAGGCTGGCCTGACCGCCGGGCAGGAAATTGTTGCAGTTGATGGCGAGCCAACCACAGGGTGGGGCGCGGTCAATTTGCAGTTGGTGCGTCGTCTGGGTGAAAGCGGCATCGTGAAACTGGTGGTGCGTGAGCAGGACTCCACCGCTGAAACGCCGCGCGAGCTGACCCTGGATCACTGGCTGAAGGGCTCCGATGAGCCTGATCCGATCAAATCCCTGGGTATTCGTCCATGGCGCCCGGCCTTGCCGCCGGTACTGGCAGAGCTGGATCCGAAGGGGCCGGCCCAGGCCGCAGGTCTGAAAACCGGTGACCGCCTGCTGGCGCTTGATGGCCAGGCACTGAACGACTGGCAGCAAGTGGTCGACCTGGTGCGTGTACGCCCTGATACCAAAATTGTGCTGAAAGTCGAGCGCGATGGTGCTCAAATCGACGTCCCCGTAACCCTGGCCGTTCGCGGGGAAGCCAAGGCGGCCGGGGGTTACCTGGGCGCCGGGGTCAAAGGTGTCGAGTGGCCACCTTCGATGGTGCGAGAGGTCAGTTTCGGACCGTTGGCGGCAATTGGCGAGGGTGCGAGACGCACCTGGACCATGAGTGTGCTGACCCTCGATTCCCTCAAGAAAATGTTGTTCGGCGAGCTCTCGGTAAAAAACTTGAGTGGACCGATAACCATTGCTAAAGTGGCGGGCGCTTCTGCCCAGTCGGGCGTTGTAGATTTCCTGAATTTCCTGGCTTATCTGAGTATTAGCCTTGGGGTTCTGAATTTGTTGCCCATTCCAGTATTGGATGGGGGGCATCTGTTGTTTTATCTGGTCGAGTGGGCGCGTGGTCGCCCCTTGTCGGATCGGGTGCAGGGTTGGGGGATACAGATCGGTATCAGTTTGGTGGTCGGGGTGATGTTGTTAGCCCTGGTCAACGATCTGGGACGACTGTAA
- the rnhB gene encoding ribonuclease HII: protein MKTQMGLDFSLVADALDLVAGVDEVGRGPLCGAVVTAAVILDPNRPILGLNDSKKLTEARREKLFDEICEKALSWHIARAEVEEIDKLNILHATMLAMQRAIEGLHITPKMAMIDGNRCPKLTMPAEAVVKGDSKVPAIAAASILAKVSRDREMAAFELIYPGYGIGGHKGYPTPVHLEALARLGPTPIHRRSFAPVRQAYEARESLIEV from the coding sequence ATGAAGACGCAAATGGGCCTGGATTTCAGCCTGGTCGCTGATGCCCTTGATCTGGTAGCCGGCGTCGACGAAGTGGGCCGTGGCCCACTGTGTGGCGCGGTCGTCACCGCAGCCGTAATCCTCGATCCGAACCGCCCGATCCTCGGCCTCAACGATTCGAAGAAACTCACCGAAGCCCGTCGCGAAAAACTCTTTGACGAGATCTGTGAGAAGGCCCTGAGCTGGCACATCGCCCGGGCCGAAGTCGAGGAAATCGACAAACTGAACATCCTGCACGCCACCATGCTGGCCATGCAGCGTGCCATTGAAGGCCTGCACATCACGCCAAAAATGGCGATGATCGACGGCAACCGCTGCCCCAAGCTGACGATGCCGGCTGAAGCGGTGGTCAAGGGCGACAGCAAGGTGCCGGCAATTGCCGCTGCGTCGATCCTGGCCAAGGTCAGCCGTGACCGAGAAATGGCGGCTTTTGAATTGATCTACCCTGGCTACGGCATCGGCGGGCACAAAGGCTACCCGACGCCCGTTCATCTGGAAGCTTTGGCGCGCCTGGGGCCAACCCCGATCCACCGCCGCTCGTTCGCCCCGGTTCGCCAGGCTTACGAGGCTCGGGAAAGCCTGATCGAGGTTTAG
- the fabZ gene encoding 3-hydroxyacyl-ACP dehydratase FabZ — protein MMDINEIREYLPHRYPFLLVDRVTDLNVEEKRIRAYKNVSINEPFFNGHFPAHPIMPGVLIIEAMAQAAGILGFKMLDLKPADGTLYYFVGSDKLRFRNPVTPGDQLILEAKFISCKRQIWKFECQASVDGKPVCSAEIICAERKL, from the coding sequence ATGATGGACATCAACGAGATTCGCGAATACCTGCCTCACCGTTACCCGTTCCTGCTGGTGGACCGGGTGACGGACCTCAATGTTGAGGAAAAGCGCATTCGTGCCTACAAGAATGTCAGCATCAACGAACCGTTCTTCAACGGTCACTTCCCTGCGCATCCGATCATGCCGGGCGTGTTGATCATTGAAGCGATGGCCCAGGCTGCCGGTATCCTTGGTTTCAAAATGCTCGACCTGAAGCCTGCCGATGGCACGCTCTACTATTTCGTGGGCTCCGACAAACTGCGCTTCCGCAACCCGGTCACTCCGGGCGATCAGTTGATCCTGGAAGCCAAGTTCATCAGCTGCAAGCGCCAGATCTGGAAGTTCGAATGCCAGGCTTCGGTCGATGGCAAGCCGGTGTGCTCGGCTGAAATCATCTGTGCGGAACGCAAACTATGA
- the lpxD gene encoding UDP-3-O-(3-hydroxymyristoyl)glucosamine N-acyltransferase has product MTATIKLGQLAEFLGATLRGSPEKEITGLATLQEAGPAQLSFLANPQYRKYLGDSRAAAVLLKAADAEGFTGDALVVADPYLAYARASHLFDPKPKAAAGIHPTAVIADDAQVDPAASIGAFVVIESGARIGAGVTIGAQCFIGARSEVGAGGWLAPRVTLYHDVRIGERVVIQSGAVIGGEGFGFANSKGVWHKIAQVGGVLIGDDVEIGVNTAVDRGALADTVIGNGVKLDNQIQIAHNVQIGDHTAMAACVGISGSTKIGKHCMLAGGVGLVGHIEVCDNVFITGMTMVTHSITEPGSYSSGTAMQPAAEWRKSAARLRQLDDIARRLKHLEKRVGDVTPGGNASSDG; this is encoded by the coding sequence ATGACTGCGACTATCAAGCTCGGCCAATTGGCCGAGTTCCTGGGGGCCACCTTACGTGGCTCCCCGGAGAAGGAAATTACTGGGCTAGCCACCTTGCAGGAGGCTGGCCCAGCTCAGTTGAGCTTCCTGGCAAACCCGCAATACCGTAAATACCTGGGCGACAGCCGCGCCGCAGCTGTGTTGCTGAAGGCCGCTGATGCCGAAGGGTTTACCGGGGATGCGCTGGTTGTTGCCGACCCGTACCTGGCATACGCCAGGGCGTCGCACCTGTTTGATCCAAAACCCAAGGCTGCTGCCGGTATCCATCCGACTGCGGTGATCGCCGATGATGCGCAGGTCGACCCTGCTGCGAGCATCGGTGCTTTTGTGGTGATCGAAAGTGGTGCGCGCATCGGTGCGGGCGTGACGATCGGCGCGCAGTGCTTTATCGGTGCCCGCAGTGAGGTGGGTGCCGGTGGTTGGCTGGCTCCGCGCGTGACCCTGTACCACGATGTGCGTATTGGCGAACGTGTCGTGATTCAGTCGGGCGCCGTGATCGGTGGCGAGGGCTTCGGCTTCGCCAACTCGAAGGGCGTGTGGCACAAGATTGCTCAGGTGGGCGGCGTGTTGATCGGCGACGACGTTGAAATTGGCGTCAATACGGCTGTTGACCGCGGTGCCCTGGCCGATACCGTCATTGGTAACGGCGTGAAACTGGATAACCAGATTCAGATCGCCCACAACGTGCAGATTGGCGATCACACCGCCATGGCCGCGTGCGTGGGGATATCCGGCAGCACCAAGATTGGCAAGCATTGCATGCTCGCCGGCGGTGTTGGCCTGGTGGGCCATATCGAAGTGTGCGACAACGTATTCATTACCGGCATGACCATGGTGACCCATTCGATTACCGAACCTGGGTCCTACTCATCCGGTACGGCCATGCAGCCTGCGGCCGAATGGCGCAAGAGCGCGGCACGTCTGAGGCAGCTCGACGATATCGCTCGGCGCCTGAAACATCTGGAAAAGCGTGTTGGGGACGTGACCCCTGGCGGTAATGCTTCATCAGATGGCTGA
- the lpxA gene encoding acyl-ACP--UDP-N-acetylglucosamine O-acyltransferase: MSLIDPRAIIDPTAVLAADVEVGPWSIVGAGVEIGEGTVIGPHVILKGPTRIGKHNRIYQFSSIGEDTPDMKYKGEETRLVIGDHNIIREGVTIHRGTVQDRAETTLGDHNLVMAYAHIGHDSVIGNHCILVNNTALAGHVHVDDWAILSGFTLVHQYCHIGAHSFSGMGTAIGKDVPAFVTVFGNPAEARSMNFEGMRRRGFSEDAIHALRRAYKVVYRQGLTVDQALIELTEPAALFPEVATFRDSIQSSTRGITR, encoded by the coding sequence ATGAGTTTGATTGACCCTCGCGCAATCATCGATCCGACGGCCGTACTGGCCGCCGACGTTGAGGTCGGCCCCTGGTCGATCGTCGGCGCAGGTGTGGAAATCGGCGAGGGGACAGTCATCGGGCCACATGTGATCCTCAAAGGCCCGACGCGGATTGGCAAACACAACCGCATCTATCAGTTTTCATCGATAGGCGAAGACACCCCGGACATGAAGTACAAGGGTGAAGAAACGCGCCTGGTAATCGGTGATCACAACATCATCCGTGAAGGCGTGACCATTCACCGCGGTACCGTTCAGGACCGCGCCGAGACCACTCTGGGTGATCACAACCTGGTGATGGCCTATGCGCACATCGGTCATGACAGCGTGATTGGCAACCATTGCATCCTGGTCAACAACACCGCGTTGGCCGGCCACGTGCACGTTGACGATTGGGCGATCCTGTCCGGCTTCACCCTGGTCCATCAATATTGCCATATCGGTGCCCACAGCTTTTCCGGCATGGGTACCGCCATCGGCAAAGACGTTCCGGCGTTCGTAACGGTATTTGGCAACCCCGCCGAAGCCCGCAGCATGAACTTCGAGGGCATGCGCCGTCGGGGCTTCAGCGAAGACGCGATCCACGCCCTGCGCCGTGCCTATAAAGTGGTTTACCGCCAGGGGCTGACGGTTGACCAGGCCTTGATCGAACTGACGGAGCCCGCCGCACTCTTTCCGGAAGTTGCGACATTCCGTGACTCGATCCAGTCGTCGACTCGCGGCATCACCCGCTGA
- the lpxB gene encoding lipid-A-disaccharide synthase, whose protein sequence is MAKLRIALVAGEASGDILGAGLMRALKVQHPAVEFIGVGGPLMQAEGLTSYFPMERLSVMGLVEVLGRLRELLARRKKLIQTLIEEKPDVFIGIDAPDFTLNIELKLRQAGIKTVHYVSPSVWAWRQKRVLKIREGCDLMLTLLPFEARFYEEKGVPVRFVGHTLADTIPLQADRAAARAELGLPEGPLVALMPGSRGGEVGRLGALFFDAAERLQALKPGVRFVLPCASPQRRAQIEELMVGRNLPLTLLDGGSHLALAACDAVLIASGTATLEALLYKRPMVVAYRLAPLTYWILKRMVKSPYISLPNLLAQRLLVPELLQDDATPETLARTLFPLIDGGEEQTRGFDEIHRTLRRDASNQAADAVLTLIGQKQEAL, encoded by the coding sequence ATGGCCAAGCTGCGTATAGCGTTGGTGGCCGGAGAAGCTTCCGGCGATATTCTCGGTGCAGGCCTGATGCGAGCCCTCAAGGTTCAGCATCCGGCGGTTGAATTCATCGGTGTCGGTGGTCCGCTGATGCAGGCTGAAGGCCTCACGTCCTACTTTCCCATGGAGCGCTTGTCGGTCATGGGGCTGGTAGAAGTGCTGGGCCGTTTGCGCGAGCTGCTGGCCCGCCGCAAAAAGCTGATCCAGACCCTGATCGAAGAAAAGCCTGACGTCTTCATCGGAATCGACGCGCCGGACTTCACCCTCAATATCGAACTCAAGTTGCGTCAGGCCGGGATCAAAACCGTGCACTACGTCAGCCCCTCCGTATGGGCATGGCGGCAAAAGCGCGTGCTGAAGATTCGTGAAGGCTGCGATCTGATGCTGACCCTGCTGCCGTTCGAGGCCCGGTTCTACGAAGAGAAGGGCGTGCCGGTGCGGTTTGTCGGCCACACCCTGGCCGACACCATTCCGCTCCAGGCCGACCGTGCGGCGGCTCGTGCCGAACTGGGCTTGCCTGAGGGGCCGTTGGTGGCCTTGATGCCGGGCAGTCGGGGCGGTGAAGTGGGGCGTCTCGGTGCGCTGTTTTTTGATGCCGCAGAACGCCTGCAAGCCCTGAAGCCGGGCGTGCGCTTCGTATTGCCGTGCGCGAGCCCTCAGCGCCGTGCGCAAATTGAAGAATTGATGGTAGGGCGCAATTTGCCGTTGACCCTGCTCGACGGGGGCTCGCATCTGGCCCTGGCTGCGTGTGATGCGGTGCTGATCGCTTCCGGTACCGCGACCCTGGAGGCCTTGCTCTACAAGCGCCCGATGGTCGTGGCTTATCGTCTGGCGCCGCTGACCTACTGGATTCTCAAGCGGATGGTCAAAAGTCCCTACATCTCCCTGCCCAATTTGCTGGCCCAGCGTCTGCTGGTGCCCGAGTTGTTGCAGGACGATGCGACGCCTGAAACCTTGGCTCGCACTCTTTTCCCGTTGATCGACGGTGGCGAAGAGCAGACCCGTGGGTTTGACGAGATTCACCGCACCTTGCGCCGTGATGCGTCGAATCAGGCGGCGGATGCTGTGCTGACCTTGATCGGCCAAAAACAGGAAGCCCTATGA
- a CDS encoding OmpH family outer membrane protein: protein MRKLTQLVLLATVLVATPAFAEMKIAVLNYQMALLESDAAKKYAVDAEKKFGPQLTKLKTLESSAKGIQDRLVAGGDKMQQGERERLELEFKQKARDYQFQSKELNEAKAVADREMLKQLKPKLDSAVEEVIKKGAFDLVFERGAVIDVKPQYDITRQVIERMNQLK from the coding sequence GTGCGTAAGTTGACTCAATTGGTTCTCCTGGCGACAGTCCTGGTAGCGACCCCGGCCTTTGCCGAAATGAAGATTGCTGTTCTGAACTATCAGATGGCCCTGCTGGAATCCGATGCGGCCAAGAAATATGCCGTGGACGCAGAGAAGAAGTTCGGTCCTCAACTGACCAAGCTCAAGACTCTGGAAAGCAGTGCCAAAGGTATCCAGGACCGTCTGGTAGCCGGTGGCGACAAGATGCAGCAAGGCGAGCGCGAGCGTCTGGAGCTTGAATTCAAGCAAAAGGCCCGTGACTACCAGTTCCAGTCCAAGGAGCTGAACGAAGCCAAGGCTGTTGCTGACCGTGAAATGCTCAAGCAGCTCAAGCCGAAACTCGACAGCGCCGTGGAAGAAGTCATCAAGAAAGGTGCCTTTGACCTGGTGTTCGAACGCGGCGCCGTCATCGACGTTAAACCTCAGTACGACATCACCCGTCAGGTGATCGAGCGCATGAATCAGCTGAAGTAA
- the bamA gene encoding outer membrane protein assembly factor BamA produces MKRLLLTAVLTVLMIAEVHAESFTISDIRVNGLQRVSAGSVFGALPLNVGEQADDRRLVESTRALFKTGFFQDIQLGREGNVLVITVVERPSVASIEIEGNKAISTEDLMKGLKQSGLAEGEIFQRATLEGVRNELQRQYVAQGRYSATVETEVVPQPRNRVGLKVNINEGTVAAIQHINVVGNTKFADDDLIDLFELKTTNWLSFFKNDDKYAREKLSGDLERLRSYYLDRGYINMDIASTQVSITPDKKHVYITVNVNEGEKYKVRDVKLSGDLKVPEDQVKSLLLVQKDQVFSRKLMTTTSELITRRLGNEGYTFANVNGVPTPHDEDHTVDITFVVDPGKRAYVNRINFRGNTKSADEVLRREMRQMEGGWASTYLIDQSKVRLERLGFFKEVNVETPAVPGVDDQVDVNYAVEEQASGSITASVGFAQSAGLILGGSITQNNFLGTGNKVSIGLTRSEYQSRYNFGYVDPYWTADGVSLGYNAFYRTTDYKDLDVDVASYAIDSLGVGANIGYPISETSRLTFGLTAQQDKIKTGVYTVDEIFNFVRKEGDQFLNFKASAGWSESTLNKGVLATRGHSQSLTLEATTPGSDLSFFKLDYRGQLFQPLSENYTMRLHTELGYGDGYGSTSGLPFYENYYAGGFNSVRGFKDSTLGPRGTPSRGVGVTGNQGTVADSDNDPLPFGGNVLIQGGAEILFPLPFVKDQRSLRTSVFWDVGNVFDSKCEQVTNPNGSKSNTQCNDVSLSNLASSVGVGVTWVTALGPLSFALAMPIKKPDNAETQIFQFSLGQTF; encoded by the coding sequence ATGAAACGTCTGCTGCTAACTGCGGTTCTCACCGTATTGATGATCGCCGAAGTTCACGCCGAGTCCTTCACCATCTCCGATATTCGCGTCAACGGCCTCCAGCGGGTTTCCGCGGGTAGCGTCTTTGGTGCCTTGCCGTTGAACGTCGGGGAACAGGCTGATGACCGTCGCCTGGTGGAATCCACTCGTGCGCTGTTCAAAACCGGGTTCTTTCAAGATATCCAACTGGGTCGTGAAGGCAACGTCCTCGTCATCACTGTCGTCGAGCGGCCTTCTGTCGCCAGTATCGAGATCGAAGGCAACAAGGCGATCTCTACTGAAGACTTGATGAAAGGTCTCAAGCAATCCGGCCTTGCCGAAGGCGAGATCTTCCAGCGTGCCACCCTTGAAGGCGTGCGTAACGAGCTGCAACGTCAGTACGTTGCCCAGGGTCGTTACTCGGCCACCGTCGAGACTGAAGTGGTCCCGCAGCCGCGTAACCGCGTTGGCCTGAAGGTCAATATCAATGAAGGTACCGTGGCGGCCATCCAGCACATCAACGTGGTGGGTAACACCAAGTTCGCTGATGACGACCTGATCGACCTGTTCGAACTCAAGACCACCAACTGGCTGTCGTTCTTCAAGAACGATGACAAGTACGCCCGCGAAAAACTGTCCGGTGACCTGGAGCGTCTGCGTTCCTACTACCTGGACCGTGGCTATATCAACATGGATATCGCTTCGACCCAGGTGTCCATCACCCCGGACAAGAAGCACGTCTATATCACTGTCAACGTCAATGAAGGCGAGAAGTACAAGGTTCGTGACGTCAAGCTCAGCGGTGACTTGAAAGTGCCTGAAGACCAGGTCAAGTCCCTGTTGCTGGTGCAGAAAGACCAGGTGTTCTCGCGTAAGCTGATGACCACCACGTCCGAGCTGATCACCCGTCGCCTGGGTAACGAAGGCTATACCTTCGCCAACGTCAACGGCGTACCGACCCCGCACGATGAAGACCACACCGTGGACATCACCTTCGTCGTCGATCCGGGCAAGCGTGCCTACGTGAACCGCATCAACTTCCGTGGCAACACCAAGTCTGCTGACGAAGTGCTGCGCCGTGAAATGCGTCAGATGGAAGGTGGCTGGGCGTCGACTTACCTGATCGACCAGTCCAAGGTTCGCCTTGAGCGTCTGGGCTTCTTCAAGGAAGTCAACGTCGAGACCCCGGCTGTACCGGGTGTGGATGACCAGGTTGACGTGAACTACGCCGTAGAAGAGCAGGCTTCCGGTTCGATTACCGCGAGTGTCGGTTTCGCCCAGAGTGCCGGTCTGATCCTCGGTGGTTCGATCACCCAGAACAACTTCCTCGGTACCGGTAACAAGGTTTCCATCGGCCTGACCCGAAGCGAATACCAGAGCCGCTATAACTTCGGTTATGTCGACCCCTACTGGACTGCTGACGGTGTGAGCCTGGGCTACAACGCCTTCTACCGCACAACCGACTACAAAGACCTCGACGTCGACGTTGCAAGCTATGCAATCGACAGCCTGGGTGTTGGCGCCAACATTGGTTACCCGATCAGTGAGACGTCGCGTCTGACCTTCGGCCTGACCGCGCAACAAGACAAGATCAAGACCGGTGTGTACACCGTGGATGAGATCTTCAACTTCGTGCGTAAAGAAGGTGACCAGTTCCTGAACTTCAAGGCTTCGGCCGGCTGGTCGGAATCGACCCTGAACAAAGGCGTACTCGCAACCCGTGGCCACTCCCAGAGCCTGACTCTGGAAGCAACCACGCCGGGCAGCGACCTGTCGTTCTTCAAGCTCGACTACCGTGGCCAGTTGTTCCAGCCATTGAGCGAGAACTACACCATGCGCCTGCACACCGAACTGGGTTACGGCGATGGTTATGGTTCGACCAGCGGCTTGCCGTTCTATGAGAACTACTATGCTGGTGGTTTCAACTCGGTACGTGGCTTCAAGGACAGCACCCTGGGTCCTCGTGGTACCCCAAGCCGTGGCGTGGGTGTGACCGGTAACCAAGGTACCGTGGCTGACTCGGACAACGACCCGCTGCCATTCGGTGGTAACGTTCTGATCCAGGGTGGTGCGGAGATCCTGTTCCCGCTGCCATTCGTGAAAGATCAGCGTTCCCTGCGTACTTCGGTCTTCTGGGATGTGGGTAACGTGTTCGACTCCAAGTGCGAACAGGTCACCAACCCCAATGGCTCGAAGTCCAACACGCAGTGCAACGACGTAAGTCTGAGCAACCTGGCAAGCTCTGTCGGTGTGGGCGTGACCTGGGTGACGGCGCTGGGCCCGTTGAGCTTTGCTCTGGCCATGCCGATCAAGAAACCGGATAACGCTGAAACCCAGATTTTCCAATTCTCCCTCGGCCAGACGTTCTAA